Proteins encoded together in one Nostoc sp. PCC 7524 window:
- a CDS encoding DUF1822 family protein, with protein MLSSGVPPTQLWLGVSPAIQDQAWQHSQSYVSPCSRWNAFLNQVCLNTFLPWLQREYIPEAVSDTLPKIWEVVNGTAITLATKRLILIPDKNLETREFYVPQEWVDIPQWAGDYYLAVQINPNGEWMRIWGYTTHEQLKNQGSYDPQQRTYSLDANQMIEDLSVLWVVHQLYPEEKTQTAIAPLPDLSTTQVENLWQRLANPTITNLRLELPFEIWGALLAREDWPQQPQQDPVVVNLRQWLQNMFTDSWQTIETFLGEQSDFAFSFRQAIDENEQSIQRFHVIELPNNNQPTILLMLTLTQQTDGRLGIRAQLSPKDRSFYLPENLRLALISVSGEVVQSVAAREADNSIQLKRFRCPENTCFSLQVVLDDFHFTQEFVS; from the coding sequence ATGTTATCTTCTGGCGTTCCACCAACTCAACTTTGGTTAGGGGTTTCTCCAGCAATTCAAGATCAAGCTTGGCAACACAGTCAGTCTTACGTGAGTCCCTGTAGTCGTTGGAATGCCTTTCTCAATCAAGTTTGTCTCAATACCTTTCTTCCCTGGTTGCAAAGGGAGTATATACCAGAAGCGGTGAGTGATACTCTGCCCAAGATTTGGGAAGTAGTCAACGGCACAGCCATAACTCTGGCTACAAAACGCCTGATCCTGATCCCAGATAAAAATTTAGAAACTAGAGAATTTTATGTACCACAAGAATGGGTAGACATTCCCCAATGGGCAGGAGATTACTATCTAGCAGTACAAATCAATCCCAATGGTGAATGGATGAGAATTTGGGGCTATACTACCCATGAGCAATTAAAAAATCAAGGTAGCTATGATCCTCAACAAAGGACTTACTCTTTAGATGCCAATCAAATGATTGAGGATTTGAGTGTACTTTGGGTAGTGCATCAGCTGTATCCCGAAGAAAAAACACAGACTGCGATCGCTCCTTTACCTGATTTGTCAACTACCCAAGTAGAAAACCTCTGGCAAAGATTAGCAAATCCGACAATTACTAATCTTCGGCTAGAATTACCCTTTGAAATCTGGGGAGCATTACTAGCTAGGGAAGATTGGCCACAACAACCACAACAAGACCCAGTGGTGGTTAATTTGCGTCAATGGTTACAAAATATGTTTACAGATAGTTGGCAAACCATCGAGACATTCTTAGGTGAACAGTCAGATTTTGCCTTTAGCTTTCGTCAAGCTATTGATGAAAATGAACAGTCAATCCAACGATTTCACGTAATTGAACTACCAAACAACAATCAACCTACTATATTATTAATGTTAACCTTGACACAGCAAACAGACGGTAGGTTAGGAATCCGCGCTCAGTTATCTCCAAAAGACCGTAGCTTTTACCTACCTGAAAATCTCAGACTAGCATTAATTTCTGTTTCAGGAGAAGTTGTCCAATCAGTAGCAGCACGGGAAGCAGATAACTCCATCCAACTTAAACGATTTAGATGTCCGGAAAACACTTGTTTTAGTCTTCAGGTTGTCTTAGATGATTTCCACTTCACCCAAGAGTTTGTTAGCTAG
- a CDS encoding DUF928 domain-containing protein, translated as MKKILLFPTVILISGITLSIFNIVGNWQPGQAETLISTKKIWYIPPTVKEKPGEPRGRRRGGGSRGPCKEYETLTALVPITNTGIKDVVLGKSTSPNPTFWFFVPDNLNPRVSVEFVIQDEADNYVYQTKFNPPETPSGIVSLLVEPKEPLVSSQSYRWTFSIYCDSEKSLAAVYVQGSMKQVDLNPTLKKQLEVAKTPLERAALFAKNGIWYDALTTLGEQIQSSQSKDPEITSAWAELLQQAKLDSSAAAPIISCCTPKHSRRLLINSMKFLYNHERQARH; from the coding sequence ATGAAAAAAATACTTTTGTTTCCAACTGTCATACTAATCTCTGGAATTACCTTGAGCATTTTTAACATAGTAGGAAATTGGCAACCGGGACAAGCCGAAACCTTAATATCAACCAAAAAGATCTGGTATATTCCGCCAACAGTCAAAGAAAAGCCAGGAGAACCTAGAGGACGACGTAGAGGCGGAGGTAGTCGAGGTCCCTGTAAGGAGTATGAAACTCTCACAGCTTTAGTACCGATAACTAATACAGGAATCAAAGATGTAGTCTTGGGAAAGTCTACATCGCCAAACCCAACATTTTGGTTTTTTGTGCCTGACAACTTAAACCCCAGAGTTTCTGTAGAGTTTGTTATTCAAGACGAAGCAGATAACTATGTCTATCAGACAAAATTTAATCCACCAGAAACACCATCAGGGATTGTCAGCCTACTTGTAGAGCCTAAAGAGCCATTAGTATCTAGTCAATCGTATCGATGGACTTTTTCTATTTATTGCGACTCAGAAAAATCTTTAGCTGCCGTTTATGTACAAGGCTCAATGAAGCAAGTTGATCTCAACCCAACACTCAAAAAGCAACTGGAAGTAGCTAAAACTCCTCTAGAAAGAGCAGCCTTGTTTGCCAAAAATGGTATTTGGTACGATGCCTTAACAACTTTAGGAGAACAAATACAAAGCAGTCAAAGTAAAGATCCCGAAATTACATCAGCTTGGGCTGAACTACTACAACAAGCTAAATTAGATAGCTCTGCTGCTGCTCCGATTATTTCCTGTTGTACACCCAAGCATTCCAGAAGACTGCTGATCAACTCTATGAAATTTTTATACAACCATGAGAGACAAGCAAGGCATTAA
- a CDS encoding sigma-70 family RNA polymerase sigma factor yields MRPRQNISEIFSTFLQFDDDCFGYWVCDAKLRQSMEKCLLETSKTQLSANFWEIYWHQHWHNQPNLLAAGHLTAYLQETCFWAAKRTILQFASVQYSLADCFQIAIIEVPKILQACKPDQKASLKGYSDVAFGNIIRDTLRKKQEIDFCSDWALLLKLSRKRLQESLQNSGLTDKTIARYLLAWKCFTDGYILSKSTKVRKLYQPDEDTWKVIAQLYNRDRFTKLDPPGPECNPQTLERWLLLCAKYARSDLYPVVYSLNIPYKDQGDRELQDELPDTSYNESLLTNLIAAEEAETRKNQQQEIYNLLMTTLVKLPPQLQHLLQLYYQQGLTQKQIAQQQHLQQYQVSRQLAKARECLLLTITKWSQETVHISPSSNVVKDISAVLEDWLQNYFSDMQSYFSKEQ; encoded by the coding sequence ATGCGTCCTCGCCAAAATATTTCGGAAATTTTTTCAACTTTCCTACAATTTGATGATGATTGCTTTGGTTATTGGGTATGTGATGCCAAGCTGCGGCAAAGCATGGAAAAGTGCTTGTTAGAGACATCAAAAACGCAACTATCAGCAAATTTTTGGGAAATCTACTGGCATCAACACTGGCACAATCAACCTAACTTGTTAGCGGCAGGACATCTCACAGCTTATTTACAAGAGACCTGTTTTTGGGCTGCTAAAAGGACGATTCTCCAATTTGCTAGTGTGCAGTATAGTTTAGCTGACTGTTTTCAAATTGCGATTATCGAAGTACCGAAAATTCTGCAAGCTTGTAAACCTGACCAAAAAGCTAGTCTCAAGGGCTACAGTGATGTAGCCTTTGGTAATATTATTCGTGATACTTTACGCAAGAAACAAGAAATAGATTTTTGCAGCGATTGGGCATTATTGTTGAAATTAAGCCGTAAGAGACTACAAGAATCATTACAAAATTCTGGGTTAACGGATAAAACTATTGCTCGTTACTTGTTAGCTTGGAAATGTTTTACAGATGGCTATATTCTGAGCAAATCGACAAAAGTGAGAAAGTTATATCAACCGGACGAAGATACATGGAAAGTAATCGCTCAACTCTATAACCGCGATCGCTTCACAAAACTTGATCCTCCTGGGCCGGAATGCAACCCGCAAACTTTAGAAAGATGGTTGCTTTTGTGTGCTAAATACGCGCGTTCTGACTTATATCCTGTTGTCTATTCACTGAACATTCCCTATAAAGATCAGGGGGATAGAGAATTACAAGATGAATTACCAGACACTTCCTATAATGAATCTTTGCTGACAAATTTAATTGCCGCAGAAGAAGCGGAAACTCGCAAAAATCAACAACAGGAAATTTACAACCTATTAATGACGACCCTGGTAAAACTGCCTCCTCAATTACAACATTTGCTACAACTATACTATCAGCAAGGACTAACCCAAAAACAAATTGCCCAACAACAACACCTCCAGCAATATCAAGTTTCACGTCAATTAGCGAAGGCTAGAGAATGCTTATTGCTAACAATTACCAAGTGGAGTCAGGAGACAGTGCATATTTCTCCTAGTTCCAACGTAGTTAAAGATATTAGTGCAGTGTTGGAAGATTGGTTACAGAATTACTTCAGTGATATGCAATCGTACTTCTCAAAGGAACAGTAG
- a CDS encoding two-partner secretion domain-containing protein: MRDKQGIKCFRKLFVFGLAISALSSVIGGKTPVLAEIQADTTLGRQLSIFNQGVEVKGTIGDRIDGGVVRGANLFHSFREFSIEDGQKVYFSNPAGIQHIFTRVTGNNRSEISGTLGVLGNANLFLINPQGILFGSNATLDIAGSFAASTADSLLFANGLTFSATNPQVPPILNINLPLGLQFGTNTKAIQVQTVSDTGLVVPTGKTLALVGGDVRLEGGILQAAAGRIELASIRGVGIVGVDVAGDRLKLNFPDVIPLGDIFLSQAALVNVSGEHAGDIQVQGRQVSLTEGSRLVTNTLGTQSGGSLQINATESLDLSGTNINGNPGGLFARTFGSGNAASITIKTSKLTAQQGARISAATFDRGLGGDLLVNASQSVEVIGTTGRGNRPSAFFADSEGSGNAGNLTINTERLTLRDGSLISVGTGGDGQAGNLMINASQSVELLGTTPDGFLPSELAAFTLGHQDAGKIEINTHKLIIQDGAAIFVSTFGAGEGGDLTVNASDSIKVSGTGKVGDIVFGSALLSQSEKSATGNAGNIEINTSKLTVSDGGLISASTFSPGNTGNISINATQFVDVLGTSPNDEVASQILTQVNNQATGNGGELKITTRQLNVRDGGIISTSTFDQGNAGNLTVNASESVEVSGFSPDGFSSGIFTNSYRTGNARELKIDTKRLIVSNGGVVSASTRGVGNAGNLTVIAQESIKVIGSEVGENRTSRIAVRSLGDGNAGNLQIFTPELLLQNSGELNVNASGSGNPGNLNITATNIFLDQSKINAETAFGSNANIALQVAGLIVMRNRSLISSQAFNKGSGGNININTNFIVAVPNEDSDIIANAFEGSGGKINILAQSIFGLLPRQRLTSLSDINASSELGINGFVEINTPNLDPSSGLVALPENVVDASKLIAQTCRGAGEATASQQSEFVITGRGGLPSKPSDPLSGDAIWQDLQSYTLLNEKLTTSGQETNSVSPQPADIIEAQGWVTNTDGKITLVAQSPTTTPHHSSRTPVNCPVAQN; this comes from the coding sequence ATGAGAGACAAGCAAGGCATTAAGTGTTTCAGGAAATTGTTTGTTTTTGGATTAGCCATCTCAGCACTTAGTTCGGTGATTGGGGGAAAAACCCCTGTACTTGCGGAAATTCAAGCTGATACCACCTTGGGAAGACAACTATCAATCTTCAACCAAGGAGTTGAGGTAAAAGGAACAATAGGCGATCGCATTGATGGTGGTGTAGTCCGAGGAGCCAACTTATTCCATAGCTTTCGAGAATTTAGTATTGAGGATGGGCAGAAGGTGTACTTCTCCAACCCAGCCGGAATACAACATATTTTCACACGCGTCACAGGTAACAATCGGTCTGAAATTTCAGGAACATTGGGGGTGTTAGGTAATGCCAATCTATTTTTAATTAATCCCCAAGGCATTTTGTTTGGCTCCAATGCCACATTAGACATTGCAGGTTCTTTTGCTGCGAGTACAGCTGATAGTCTGTTATTTGCTAATGGCTTAACTTTTAGTGCTACCAATCCCCAAGTTCCACCCATACTAAACATCAATTTACCTCTGGGTTTGCAATTTGGCACAAATACCAAAGCAATTCAAGTACAAACAGTATCAGACACTGGTTTAGTAGTACCAACAGGCAAGACTCTAGCATTAGTGGGTGGCGATGTCCGACTAGAAGGTGGAATCTTACAAGCAGCAGCAGGGCGTATCGAATTGGCATCTATCAGGGGAGTAGGAATTGTCGGGGTAGATGTGGCAGGCGATCGCCTCAAGCTCAATTTTCCTGATGTCATTCCGCTTGGAGATATTTTCCTGTCCCAAGCGGCTCTCGTCAATGTTAGTGGTGAACACGCTGGTGATATACAGGTGCAGGGTAGACAAGTTTCCCTAACAGAAGGTTCACGTTTGGTGACAAATACTCTAGGGACTCAATCAGGGGGCAGTTTGCAGATCAATGCAACTGAATCCCTCGATTTGTCTGGTACTAACATCAATGGCAATCCTGGGGGGCTGTTTGCCAGAACATTTGGTTCTGGAAATGCTGCTAGTATCACCATTAAGACCAGTAAATTAACTGCTCAACAAGGTGCAAGAATATCAGCCGCAACCTTTGATCGAGGACTAGGAGGGGATTTGCTAGTGAATGCCTCCCAATCCGTGGAAGTGATTGGCACAACTGGCAGAGGAAATCGGCCCAGTGCTTTTTTTGCTGATTCTGAAGGCAGTGGAAATGCAGGAAACTTGACGATTAATACTGAACGCTTAACTTTGCGAGATGGCAGTTTAATCAGCGTTGGTACTGGCGGAGATGGCCAAGCCGGAAACCTGATGATCAATGCCTCCCAATCAGTAGAACTCTTAGGTACTACGCCAGATGGATTTTTGCCTAGTGAACTCGCTGCTTTTACACTCGGTCATCAAGATGCAGGCAAGATAGAAATTAACACTCATAAGTTAATTATTCAGGACGGGGCTGCGATATTCGTCTCAACATTTGGTGCGGGTGAAGGTGGAGATCTCACTGTCAATGCTTCAGACTCTATAAAAGTAAGTGGTACTGGTAAAGTAGGCGATATTGTGTTTGGCAGTGCCTTATTGAGTCAAAGCGAAAAAAGTGCTACAGGAAACGCAGGAAATATAGAAATTAACACCTCTAAGTTGACAGTTAGTGATGGAGGACTTATATCCGCCTCTACTTTCAGTCCAGGAAATACCGGCAATATCAGCATCAACGCCACTCAGTTTGTAGATGTGCTTGGCACTTCCCCTAATGACGAAGTTGCTAGCCAAATTTTGACTCAAGTTAATAATCAAGCAACTGGCAATGGTGGAGAATTAAAAATTACTACTAGACAGTTAAATGTTCGAGATGGAGGCATAATATCGACTTCGACATTTGATCAGGGCAATGCTGGCAATTTGACAGTCAATGCCTCAGAATCTGTAGAAGTGAGTGGTTTTTCACCTGATGGGTTTTCTAGTGGAATATTTACTAATAGTTATCGAACAGGTAATGCTAGAGAATTAAAAATTGATACTAAGCGGTTAATTGTCAGCAATGGAGGAGTAGTATCGGCATCTACTCGTGGTGTCGGGAATGCTGGTAACTTAACAGTAATTGCCCAAGAGTCTATTAAGGTAATTGGTTCTGAAGTAGGTGAGAACCGCACCAGCAGAATTGCCGTCAGATCTTTAGGAGACGGAAATGCGGGAAATTTACAAATTTTTACCCCAGAATTGCTACTCCAGAATAGCGGTGAGCTAAATGTAAATGCTTCTGGCTCAGGTAATCCAGGTAACTTGAACATAACAGCCACCAATATTTTTCTAGATCAAAGCAAGATTAATGCAGAAACTGCGTTTGGTAGTAATGCAAACATTGCACTACAAGTAGCCGGACTGATCGTCATGCGAAACCGTAGTTTAATTAGCTCCCAAGCTTTTAACAAAGGTAGTGGCGGCAACATTAATATCAATACAAATTTTATAGTTGCTGTCCCTAATGAAGATAGTGATATTATTGCCAACGCCTTTGAAGGTTCGGGAGGCAAAATTAACATTCTTGCTCAAAGTATATTTGGATTACTACCACGTCAAAGATTGACTTCTCTGAGTGATATTAATGCCAGTTCTGAACTGGGAATTAATGGATTTGTAGAAATCAACACACCCAACCTAGATCCCAGTAGCGGACTCGTGGCATTACCCGAAAATGTAGTAGATGCTTCTAAACTAATTGCCCAAACTTGTAGAGGTGCTGGAGAAGCAACAGCCAGTCAACAAAGTGAATTTGTAATTACTGGACGGGGTGGTTTACCATCAAAGCCTAGCGATCCCTTGAGTGGTGATGCCATCTGGCAAGACCTGCAATCCTATACGTTACTTAATGAAAAATTAACTACTTCTGGACAAGAAACAAATTCAGTTTCTCCACAACCTGCGGACATCATCGAGGCCCAAGGATGGGTAACTAATACCGATGGCAAGATTACCTTGGTAGCTCAATCTCCCACTACAACCCCTCATCATTCCTCGCGCACACCTGTTAATTGTCCGGTTGCCCAAAACTGA
- a CDS encoding GNAT family N-acetyltransferase: MLQEETKNYILKFASDQEDLKSIFQLRFQIFNLETENEQGKDYLEFDEFDEYCEHLMLIDKQTGQTIGTYRLQTNSMAVKGLGFYSSKIFNLSSLPNNILEQGIEIGRACVLDEYRNTGALFLLFKGFVNYLLHYRKQYLFGCSSIFTKNYSLALPIYHYFQNEQMIHPGFFCHPTNQYQVKSITENTVFDSQIIPPLLKLYLRMGAKICSSPAIDQEFRTIDFLTLLNIDHLDDRYDSMLFNGFFRKQSYFVLPSHAE, encoded by the coding sequence ATGCTCCAAGAAGAAACTAAAAATTACATTCTAAAATTTGCTTCTGATCAAGAAGACTTAAAATCAATATTTCAGTTACGATTCCAAATTTTTAACCTGGAAACAGAAAACGAACAAGGTAAAGATTATCTTGAATTTGACGAATTTGATGAATATTGCGAGCATTTAATGCTGATTGATAAACAAACAGGTCAAACTATTGGGACTTATAGATTACAGACTAATAGTATGGCTGTTAAAGGATTGGGTTTTTATTCAAGCAAGATATTTAATCTCAGTTCCCTTCCTAATAATATTCTTGAGCAAGGAATAGAAATAGGACGTGCCTGTGTATTAGACGAATATCGCAATACTGGTGCATTATTTTTGTTGTTTAAAGGATTTGTAAATTATTTACTCCACTATCGCAAACAATATTTATTCGGATGTTCATCAATATTTACAAAAAATTATTCTTTGGCTCTTCCTATTTATCATTACTTTCAAAATGAACAAATGATACATCCTGGTTTTTTTTGCCACCCCACTAATCAATATCAAGTTAAATCCATAACAGAAAATACTGTATTTGACTCTCAAATTATCCCACCTTTGTTAAAGCTATATTTGAGAATGGGGGCAAAAATATGTAGCTCTCCAGCAATTGATCAAGAATTTAGAACTATTGATTTTTTGACTTTATTAAATATTGACCATCTTGACGATAGGTACGATTCGATGTTATTTAATGGTTTTTTTAGAAAGCAGAGCTATTTCGTTCTCCCAAGTCACGCTGAATGA
- a CDS encoding CHASE2 domain-containing protein: MSKLIILNLGKGNLKQGFPTVIAQLWQTDAPTPMQFTGGLPAAPQLEYLYRRWQQMYTALYAHLGWRTRNFANFEIDEEDVTHISHQEFDNLSQELQHSLNSWLSSPLFLNIDRKVRTQLLPTEEIRCIITAESPEVLQLPWCLWHFLSDYSQAEIALSPPEYSCSVKRNLKKPHGKVRILAILGDRHQIDLETDRNLLQQLPHTELQFLVEPNRCQLTEQLWQSGWDILFFAGHSSSQGQGRISLNSEETLTIEQLKYGLQQAIAQGLQLAIFNSCDGLELAQDLADLHLPQVIVMREPVPDRIAQEFLKHFLELFSQGKTLYAAVREARQRLQSLENDFPCATWLPIICQNPAEISPTWQDLSGRRVGLQLPRPHMGQFPAVVVSSLMTTFMIVLIRLLGGLQPLELAAFDQLMRWRPQEQPDSRLLVVTVTDQDIQAQGKEPRQGSLSDKHLNLLLAKLEQYQPAAIGLDIYRDFPVSANQPELAKRMQTSDRLIAICKRADPEYDPTGILPPPEIPETRLGFSDFIEDDDSVLRRHLLAMTPNPISSSCTPAYAFSIKLAFLYLQAQGITAGFTPEWNLQLGNKTFPRLHNRTGGYQSIDAQGSQILLNYRFSPTVQAIAPQVTLTQILNGKVNPHAIKGRIILIGVTSNSSSDYWFTPYGKSPAKTIPGVIVQAQIVSQILSAALDNRHLIWVWTQWGEIAWIGSWSLIGGLLAWYSSRKTYLVIVVGAALVTLYSVCYFTFIQGGWIPLIPPAIALVFTIPQVTYISKKLQKI, encoded by the coding sequence ATGAGTAAACTGATCATCCTCAATTTAGGAAAAGGAAACTTAAAACAAGGATTTCCCACAGTCATTGCTCAACTGTGGCAAACAGATGCTCCCACTCCCATGCAATTCACTGGTGGATTACCTGCTGCACCACAATTGGAGTATCTTTATCGACGTTGGCAACAAATGTATACAGCCTTATATGCCCATCTAGGATGGCGCACTCGCAACTTTGCCAACTTTGAAATTGATGAAGAAGACGTTACTCATATTTCCCACCAGGAGTTTGACAACCTCTCTCAAGAATTACAACATAGTTTAAATTCATGGCTAAGTAGTCCACTGTTTCTCAATATTGACCGTAAAGTACGTACACAACTATTACCGACAGAAGAAATTCGCTGCATCATTACTGCTGAATCCCCAGAAGTTTTACAGCTGCCTTGGTGTCTGTGGCATTTTTTGAGTGATTACTCACAAGCAGAAATTGCTCTAAGTCCGCCAGAGTATAGTTGTTCTGTGAAAAGAAACCTGAAAAAGCCTCACGGTAAAGTCAGAATTTTAGCTATTTTAGGCGATCGCCACCAAATTGATCTCGAAACAGATCGAAATTTACTCCAGCAGCTACCCCACACCGAACTCCAGTTTTTAGTTGAACCCAACCGTTGCCAACTCACAGAACAATTATGGCAGTCTGGTTGGGATATTCTTTTTTTTGCGGGGCATAGTTCTAGCCAAGGCCAAGGACGAATATCCCTAAATTCCGAGGAAACTTTAACCATTGAGCAATTAAAGTATGGATTACAACAGGCGATCGCTCAAGGGTTGCAGCTAGCAATTTTTAACTCCTGTGATGGTTTGGAACTAGCGCAAGATTTAGCTGATTTGCATTTACCGCAAGTCATTGTTATGCGTGAACCTGTTCCAGACAGAATCGCACAGGAGTTTTTGAAGCACTTCCTAGAACTTTTTTCACAAGGAAAAACTCTATATGCAGCTGTTAGAGAGGCAAGACAAAGATTACAATCCCTAGAAAATGATTTTCCCTGTGCAACTTGGTTACCCATTATTTGCCAGAATCCAGCAGAAATATCACCAACTTGGCAGGATTTATCTGGACGTAGAGTGGGTTTACAGCTACCACGCCCTCATATGGGACAGTTCCCAGCAGTTGTTGTCAGTAGCTTAATGACTACTTTCATGATCGTATTGATCCGCTTATTAGGGGGACTGCAACCATTAGAGTTAGCAGCATTTGACCAGTTGATGCGATGGCGGCCTCAAGAACAACCAGACTCGCGGCTTTTGGTTGTAACTGTTACTGACCAAGATATTCAAGCACAGGGAAAAGAACCCCGGCAAGGTTCTCTCTCCGATAAACATCTCAACTTATTGCTAGCAAAATTAGAACAATATCAACCAGCAGCTATTGGTCTAGATATATACCGAGATTTTCCCGTGAGTGCCAACCAACCAGAGTTAGCCAAGCGGATGCAAACTAGCGATCGCCTCATTGCCATCTGTAAACGGGCTGATCCAGAATACGATCCGACAGGCATCTTACCCCCACCAGAAATACCAGAAACACGGCTAGGTTTTAGCGATTTTATCGAAGATGACGACAGTGTACTCCGTCGTCATTTATTAGCGATGACTCCCAACCCGATTTCATCAAGTTGTACTCCGGCTTACGCTTTCAGCATCAAATTGGCATTTCTTTATTTACAAGCACAAGGAATTACAGCCGGATTTACTCCAGAATGGAATTTACAACTGGGGAATAAAACCTTCCCACGATTGCATAATCGAACTGGCGGTTATCAGTCAATAGATGCCCAAGGTAGCCAGATTTTATTGAATTACCGTTTTTCGCCCACAGTGCAGGCGATCGCTCCCCAAGTTACCCTGACGCAAATATTGAATGGAAAAGTTAACCCCCATGCCATCAAAGGCCGGATTATTTTGATTGGTGTCACCAGTAATAGTAGTAGTGATTATTGGTTTACACCATACGGTAAAAGTCCGGCGAAAACCATCCCAGGAGTAATTGTTCAAGCCCAGATAGTGAGTCAGATACTGAGTGCCGCTTTAGATAATCGACACTTAATATGGGTTTGGACTCAATGGGGAGAAATTGCCTGGATTGGCAGTTGGTCTTTGATAGGGGGTCTGCTGGCTTGGTATTCTTCTAGAAAGACTTACTTAGTTATTGTTGTAGGTGCAGCATTAGTGACGCTGTACAGTGTTTGTTATTTTACATTCATCCAGGGTGGCTGGATACCTTTAATTCCACCAGCGATCGCATTGGTATTTACTATTCCTCAAGTTACCTACATCAGCAAAAAATTACAAAAAATTTAG
- a CDS encoding MFS transporter, whose protein sequence is METFFAVWFCQLVSLFGSQLTNFALGIWVYQSTSSVTQFALISFFTMLPGLVISPLAGALVDRWDRRWAMVLSDSVAGLSTFGIVLLLITGQLQIWHIYLATTVSSISNAFQWPAYSAATTLLVPKQYLSRANGMIQLSESVAQLLSPICGGFLIILIQLHGVILLDLATFLFALVTLLIVKFPKPEITVAGKIGKGSLLQESIYGWNYIRARPGLMGLLIFFTISNFAVSTSEVLFTPLVLSFASVKTLGMVLSIGGSGMLIGSITMSIWGGLKRLIYGVLSFEFLLGIGIFLVGIQTSVILITIGGFIAFFSIPMFQSSSNAIWQTKVAPDVQGKVFAIRRMVAWSSRPLAYLVAGPLTERVFEPLITVNGPLAGSIGKIIGTGTGRGLGLMFMVMGILIMLITIIAYQYAPLRLVEDELPDCL, encoded by the coding sequence ATGGAGACTTTTTTTGCCGTCTGGTTTTGTCAACTCGTCTCCTTATTTGGTTCTCAACTTACCAACTTTGCCCTTGGCATTTGGGTATATCAAAGCACAAGTTCGGTCACTCAGTTCGCTCTAATTTCTTTTTTTACAATGTTACCGGGCTTAGTGATTTCTCCCCTAGCCGGAGCTTTAGTAGATCGTTGGGATCGTCGTTGGGCAATGGTTCTCAGCGATTCAGTGGCAGGTTTGAGTACCTTCGGTATAGTCTTACTATTGATCACTGGACAACTACAAATCTGGCATATTTATCTTGCTACCACCGTTAGTTCTATCTCCAATGCTTTTCAATGGCCTGCTTATAGTGCTGCTACCACCCTACTCGTCCCCAAACAATATCTTAGTCGTGCTAATGGCATGATTCAGTTGTCAGAATCTGTGGCTCAATTGCTATCACCAATTTGTGGAGGATTTCTGATAATTTTAATCCAACTACACGGTGTAATTTTGCTAGATTTAGCAACTTTTTTGTTCGCTTTAGTGACACTCTTAATTGTTAAATTCCCAAAACCAGAGATCACAGTTGCTGGGAAAATTGGCAAAGGTTCTCTCCTACAGGAATCTATATACGGTTGGAACTACATTAGAGCCAGACCTGGACTAATGGGACTGTTAATATTCTTCACTATTAGTAACTTTGCTGTTAGCACTTCTGAAGTTTTATTTACACCTCTAGTTTTGTCTTTTGCATCAGTAAAAACTTTAGGTATGGTATTATCAATTGGCGGTAGCGGTATGTTAATTGGTAGCATTACTATGAGTATTTGGGGAGGTCTAAAACGACTCATATACGGTGTACTTAGCTTTGAGTTTCTGCTGGGTATAGGTATTTTCTTGGTGGGAATACAAACCTCTGTTATTTTAATTACTATTGGGGGGTTTATCGCCTTTTTTTCAATACCGATGTTCCAAAGTTCCTCTAATGCCATTTGGCAAACCAAGGTGGCACCTGATGTCCAGGGAAAAGTTTTTGCAATTAGACGCATGGTAGCTTGGTCATCACGACCTCTAGCTTACCTAGTTGCAGGTCCCTTGACCGAGAGAGTATTTGAACCTTTAATCACAGTTAATGGTCCACTAGCTGGAAGTATTGGAAAAATTATCGGTACTGGAACAGGTCGTGGTCTTGGTCTGATGTTTATGGTTATGGGAATTTTAATTATGTTAATAACTATTATTGCCTACCAGTATGCTCCCTTAAGGTTAGTAGAAGATGAACTGCCTGATTGTTTATAA